A stretch of Aureispira sp. CCB-E DNA encodes these proteins:
- a CDS encoding RDD family protein, with protein MNTELLDDLDYLEEASKTQIYIGFWTRLGAALLDLIILSIIHSFWSAILGMVGLVIPTIINEVDYFGTAAISFLYFPLMESSKWQASIGKQIFGIKVVDSKGEGLNFGQALLRLLAKGLSCSIAYLGFVMIAFTSKKRGLHDLIVDTYVVEQ; from the coding sequence ATGAATACGGAATTACTAGACGACTTAGATTATTTAGAAGAAGCATCCAAAACGCAAATTTATATTGGCTTTTGGACACGCTTAGGAGCTGCTCTTTTAGATTTAATCATACTTTCAATTATACACTCATTTTGGAGTGCTATCCTTGGAATGGTAGGTCTTGTAATACCAACGATTATTAATGAAGTAGACTATTTTGGAACTGCAGCAATTTCTTTTTTGTATTTTCCACTGATGGAGTCTAGCAAGTGGCAAGCATCTATTGGCAAGCAAATTTTTGGAATAAAAGTAGTTGATTCAAAAGGAGAAGGCTTGAATTTTGGACAGGCATTGCTTCGACTTTTGGCAAAAGGGTTGTCTTGTAGCATTGCTTATCTTGGTTTTGTTATGATTGCTTTTACAAGCAAAAAAAGAGGCTTGCACGATTTAATTGTAGATACTTATGTTGTGGAGCAATAA
- a CDS encoding RDD family protein: protein MDVLFCLFGKKVKNQRTTNLIVIIIISVFIAGLDSIISLILPSSSALLIHEILYYGSLLLYYPLFESSKLQASVGKFIVSIKVVNKKGERMTLLRALGRLGASIVATITFLGLWMIVFTDKRGMNDIISETYVVKNEKK from the coding sequence ATGGATGTGCTTTTTTGTCTTTTTGGTAAAAAAGTAAAAAATCAACGAACTACTAATTTAATAGTAATCATCATTATTAGTGTATTTATTGCTGGTTTGGATAGTATTATTAGCCTAATTTTGCCTAGCAGCAGTGCGCTTTTAATTCATGAAATTTTGTATTATGGAAGCCTATTGCTTTATTATCCTTTATTTGAATCAAGTAAATTACAGGCATCCGTTGGAAAATTTATCGTTTCTATAAAAGTGGTTAATAAAAAAGGAGAACGGATGACTTTGTTAAGAGCATTGGGACGCCTAGGAGCTAGTATAGTTGCAACCATAACGTTTTTGGGTTTATGGATGATTGTATTTACCGATAAACGAGGTATGAATGATATTATTAGCGAGACCTATGTTGTTAAAAATGAAAAAAAATGA
- a CDS encoding DUF4199 domain-containing protein, translating into MTRSTRLGVMAGFLSMMFITLLYVIDPTLLVDGYERFTLLLFVLTVIYAIQQERQTTLTVRSIEDLKEEHPEKIDDSGDFASFGELLQIGFRTYAIAYFIKFAFVYFLFNYYDPTLIELVRDASVEVYKNFQDFSNDTQEIIEQKIAKYREGEFGPSLRDPIGILIELLIGLLVAFVTALFFKRDRPDY; encoded by the coding sequence ATGACTAGAAGTACAAGATTAGGGGTGATGGCTGGATTCTTATCCATGATGTTTATCACCTTATTATATGTCATCGATCCAACGTTATTGGTTGATGGCTATGAGCGATTTACATTGTTATTGTTTGTGTTGACAGTAATTTATGCTATACAGCAAGAACGACAGACAACTTTAACCGTGCGAAGTATTGAAGATTTGAAGGAGGAACATCCCGAAAAAATAGACGATAGTGGTGATTTTGCTTCGTTTGGGGAGTTGTTACAAATTGGTTTTAGAACATATGCCATTGCTTATTTTATAAAATTTGCTTTTGTCTATTTCCTATTTAACTATTATGACCCGACTCTAATTGAACTGGTTCGAGATGCTAGTGTAGAGGTATATAAAAACTTCCAAGATTTTTCTAATGATACACAAGAAATCATTGAGCAAAAAATTGCAAAATATAGAGAAGGAGAATTTGGACCTAGCTTGCGTGATCCAATTGGGATTTTGATAGAATTGCTAATTGGGCTATTGGTTGCTTTTGTAACAGCTTTGTTTTTTAAACGAGATCGACCTGATTATTAA
- a CDS encoding RDD family protein yields the protein MEGDELLDDNQTSLFENQMVHASFKQRLLAMGIDVFLLMSVYVLFSDLILIMTESSFLYQYLQLLSYLGIACYFAIGESSLRQGTIGKQWIGIKVVGHQKHRIGFGHALARFVVKLSLSPILLVLLLTNKTQNYGGILGTYVIEHKNQK from the coding sequence ATGGAAGGAGATGAATTGTTAGATGATAATCAAACTTCTTTGTTTGAAAACCAAATGGTTCATGCTTCTTTTAAACAACGATTGTTGGCAATGGGAATTGATGTATTCCTATTAATGAGTGTGTATGTTTTGTTTAGTGATTTGATCTTGATAATGACCGAATCCTCTTTTTTGTACCAATACTTACAGTTGCTATCTTATCTTGGTATTGCTTGTTACTTTGCGATAGGAGAGAGTAGTCTACGGCAAGGGACGATTGGCAAGCAATGGATTGGAATAAAAGTAGTCGGTCATCAAAAACATCGAATAGGATTTGGGCATGCTTTGGCAAGATTTGTTGTCAAACTGTCGTTAAGTCCGATTTTATTAGTGCTTCTACTAACCAATAAGACTCAAAATTATGGGGGCATTCTAGGAACGTATGTAATAGAGCATAAAAATCAAAAATGA
- a CDS encoding DUF4199 domain-containing protein has translation MDIVKHGLKFAAVGGLLYLLGVYLIHLGGLDFTSISEWWFRGILVFFVILSIVLRKGSNNGYLSFLEGFKIGMITTAFLAIFIAISTWLYCDYLNPMYTDNYEQQYRTMHYEKMMRRYIAETWNRDTITPGAIDTIQRGLDLNINNHVGYLFTTGGQVQSNFLYSFFWGIMISFTVALLARNVKEEV, from the coding sequence ATGGATATAGTAAAACATGGATTAAAATTTGCCGCAGTTGGAGGGCTTTTGTACCTATTGGGAGTTTATTTAATTCATTTGGGAGGTTTGGATTTTACCTCCATTTCAGAGTGGTGGTTTCGAGGAATTTTGGTGTTTTTTGTTATCTTAAGTATTGTTCTTCGCAAAGGAAGCAACAATGGTTATTTAAGTTTTTTGGAAGGGTTCAAAATAGGAATGATAACTACTGCTTTTTTGGCAATTTTTATAGCTATTAGTACTTGGTTGTATTGTGATTATCTAAATCCAATGTATACGGATAATTATGAACAACAATATAGAACCATGCATTACGAAAAAATGATGCGTCGTTATATTGCTGAAACTTGGAATAGAGATACCATTACACCTGGGGCAATTGATACCATTCAGAGGGGGCTAGATTTGAATATAAACAACCATGTTGGATATTTATTTACGACAGGAGGGCAAGTACAGAGCAATTTTTTGTACAGCTTTTTTTGGGGGATTATGATTAGCTTTACAGTAGCTTTATTGGCTAGAAATGTAAAAGAGGAAGTTTGA
- the rfbD gene encoding dTDP-4-dehydrorhamnose reductase, which translates to MNILVTGSNGQVGSELQALADAYPQFSFIFVDKKDLDIGHEEAVHAFFDTHNFDYCINCAAYTAVDQAESDTETAYLVNAMGAKNLATACKKHATRLFQISTDYVYHNHQNTPFKEQDATSPKSVYGRTKLEGEKLALGNHTETLILRTSWVYSSFGNNFVKTMIRLGSDRDQLGIIFDQIGSPTYARDLAKAMLDIINQNPKEFTGIYHYSNEGVCSWFDFATAIFELEKIDCQVNPIETKDYPTPAQRPHFSLLNKGKIKATFGLEIPYWRESLKACLELL; encoded by the coding sequence ATGAATATTCTAGTAACAGGCTCCAATGGGCAGGTTGGGAGTGAATTGCAGGCATTAGCAGATGCTTATCCTCAATTCTCCTTTATATTTGTAGATAAAAAAGACTTGGATATTGGCCATGAAGAAGCTGTTCATGCTTTCTTTGATACTCATAATTTTGATTACTGTATCAATTGTGCTGCTTATACAGCTGTTGACCAAGCAGAATCCGATACTGAAACGGCTTATCTTGTTAATGCAATGGGGGCTAAAAATTTAGCTACCGCCTGCAAAAAACACGCTACAAGATTGTTTCAAATTTCTACCGATTATGTCTATCATAATCATCAAAATACTCCTTTCAAGGAGCAAGATGCAACAAGCCCCAAAAGTGTGTACGGTCGTACCAAATTGGAAGGCGAAAAATTAGCCTTAGGCAATCATACTGAAACATTGATCTTGCGCACATCTTGGGTTTATTCCTCCTTTGGGAACAACTTTGTCAAAACGATGATTCGCTTGGGAAGTGATAGAGATCAATTAGGAATTATCTTTGACCAAATTGGCAGCCCTACTTATGCTAGAGATTTGGCCAAAGCCATGTTGGACATTATCAACCAAAATCCTAAGGAATTTACAGGGATTTATCACTATAGTAATGAAGGCGTTTGCTCTTGGTTTGATTTTGCAACAGCGATTTTTGAATTAGAAAAAATTGATTGTCAAGTAAATCCTATCGAAACCAAAGATTATCCAACTCCTGCACAACGACCTCATTTTAGCTTATTGAACAAAGGCAAAATAAAAGCAACTTTTGGATTAGAGATTCCCTATTGGAGAGAGAGTTTAAAAGCTTGCTTAGAATTGTTATAA
- a CDS encoding TerB family tellurite resistance protein: MEHNHEKLYEAFGELLYVVAMADGLIQEEEISALENVLAEHPWAADIKWSFNYERKKQRPIDEIYAKVLDYCTYAGPNPEYQNMIDVMEAMAKASNGIDEEEEEVMEGFTTTLIQKFKADIEGIR; this comes from the coding sequence ATGGAACACAATCACGAAAAATTATACGAAGCATTTGGAGAACTACTTTATGTCGTAGCAATGGCAGATGGTTTGATTCAAGAAGAAGAAATTAGTGCCTTAGAAAACGTTTTAGCAGAACATCCTTGGGCAGCAGACATTAAATGGTCTTTTAATTATGAGCGTAAAAAACAGCGCCCAATAGACGAAATATATGCCAAAGTACTCGACTATTGTACCTATGCTGGTCCTAATCCAGAGTATCAGAATATGATTGACGTAATGGAGGCGATGGCAAAAGCTAGTAATGGGATAGATGAAGAAGAAGAGGAAGTAATGGAAGGGTTTACCACTACATTGATTCAAAAATTTAAAGCGGATATAGAAGGCATTCGATAA
- a CDS encoding transposase, translated as MPFLAKILENLATRKQAVFAIDGSPVGNGCVCLMISLVWRKRAIPLCWLVRRGKKGHFPVEMHLELLENFSKLLPQTCKVTLLGDGEFSKIELLNFCKTQGWDVVCRTAKNRLIRFKGRDEKITLGAYLYPSEGTQTNWIPNVLYTHKKYGPIHVFCHHDPKHKDPWYLVSNIDYPPEVIRLYKKRFSIETLFGDLKSRGFNIHKSKLRAPDRVSRLLIAVCLAYLFTVLAGLNSKKVDLKTLKKICRQDQPSHFSIFCIGKMLWDAYFEFHDFYSDIFKELLLDLKSVRF; from the coding sequence TTGCCATTTTTAGCTAAGATACTAGAGAATCTAGCTACTCGTAAACAAGCAGTATTTGCTATAGATGGAAGTCCTGTTGGAAATGGCTGTGTTTGCTTGATGATTAGTTTGGTTTGGCGTAAAAGAGCAATTCCCCTGTGTTGGTTAGTTCGTAGAGGCAAAAAAGGTCATTTCCCAGTTGAAATGCATCTTGAGTTATTAGAGAATTTTTCTAAACTACTACCTCAAACTTGTAAAGTGACACTTTTGGGAGATGGCGAGTTTTCAAAAATAGAATTATTAAACTTTTGTAAAACCCAAGGTTGGGATGTTGTTTGCCGTACTGCTAAAAATAGGTTAATTAGATTTAAGGGTAGAGATGAGAAAATAACACTAGGTGCTTATTTATATCCTAGTGAAGGAACACAGACAAATTGGATTCCGAATGTGCTTTATACCCATAAAAAGTATGGTCCTATTCACGTTTTTTGTCATCATGATCCTAAACATAAAGACCCTTGGTATTTAGTTTCGAATATAGATTATCCACCCGAAGTAATCCGTTTATACAAAAAACGATTCAGTATAGAAACCTTATTTGGAGACTTAAAATCTAGAGGTTTTAATATTCACAAAAGTAAATTAAGAGCACCAGATAGAGTATCTAGACTTTTAATAGCAGTTTGTTTAGCCTATTTATTCACTGTTTTAGCAGGTTTAAATTCAAAAAAAGTTGACCTTAAAACCTTAAAGAAAATATGTAGACAAGATCAACCTTCCCATTTTTCTATCTTTTGCATAGGCAAAATGTTGTGGGATGCCTATTTTGAATTTCACGATTTTTATTCCGATATTTTCAAAGAGCTTCTTCTCGATTTAAAAAGTGTACGTTTCTGA
- a CDS encoding glycosyltransferase, which yields MKIVIIGPAHPLRGGLAEFNERIAREFIEMGDDVHIVTFSLQYPNFLFPGKTQYSEEPQPVDLDIDVAMNSVNPFNWLAIGNKIRKMQPDLVVCRFWLPFMGPCLGTILRQIKKNRHTKIVSIIDNIIPHEKRIGDKTFAKYFVKPVDGFVVMSRSVEAELQAFITQQQKVVYIPHPIYDSYGAHWDKKTACAALNIPFEQPYLLFFGFIRKYKGLDILLEAMGDPRIRNLGVRLIVAGEFYDSEAVYRELIEKHNLHDLLILRTDYIPKDEVGAYFGAADMVVQPYRTATQSGISQLAYHFEVPMLVTKVGGLPEVVEHNKVGYVVAPNNATEVADGIVNFYQNNRAAEFRKGVQARKADFSWASLINGIKALMSPSNDK from the coding sequence ATGAAAATAGTTATTATAGGTCCAGCACATCCTTTGCGTGGAGGACTGGCAGAGTTCAATGAGCGGATTGCAAGAGAGTTTATAGAGATGGGTGACGACGTACACATCGTGACGTTTAGTTTGCAGTATCCTAATTTCCTTTTTCCTGGCAAAACACAATACTCAGAAGAACCTCAACCTGTTGATTTGGATATTGACGTTGCTATGAATTCCGTGAATCCTTTTAACTGGCTGGCTATTGGCAATAAAATCAGAAAGATGCAACCAGATTTGGTAGTCTGTCGATTTTGGTTGCCTTTTATGGGACCTTGCTTGGGAACGATACTAAGACAGATAAAAAAGAACCGACACACTAAAATTGTCTCTATTATTGATAATATAATTCCACACGAAAAACGAATTGGAGACAAGACCTTTGCGAAGTATTTTGTCAAACCCGTAGATGGTTTTGTGGTGATGTCTCGTTCTGTAGAAGCCGAGTTGCAAGCATTTATTACCCAACAACAAAAGGTAGTATATATTCCACACCCTATCTACGATAGTTACGGAGCGCATTGGGATAAAAAAACGGCTTGTGCGGCGTTGAACATTCCTTTTGAACAGCCTTATTTGTTGTTTTTCGGATTTATTAGAAAATACAAAGGACTGGATATCTTATTAGAGGCAATGGGGGATCCTAGGATTCGAAATTTAGGCGTCCGATTAATTGTGGCGGGAGAGTTTTATGATAGTGAAGCGGTTTATCGAGAATTAATAGAAAAGCACAATCTACACGATTTGCTGATTTTGCGAACAGATTATATTCCTAAAGATGAAGTAGGCGCATATTTTGGAGCCGCAGATATGGTGGTTCAGCCGTATAGAACGGCTACTCAGAGCGGTATTTCTCAACTAGCTTATCATTTTGAAGTCCCTATGTTGGTGACCAAAGTAGGAGGTTTGCCAGAAGTCGTCGAACACAATAAGGTAGGTTATGTCGTCGCTCCTAATAATGCAACGGAAGTCGCAGATGGCATTGTTAATTTTTATCAAAATAACCGAGCTGCTGAATTCAGAAAAGGGGTGCAAGCACGCAAAGCCGATTTCTCTTGGGCAAGTTTGATCAATGGAATAAAAGCGTTGATGTCGCCTAGCAACGACAAATAG